A stretch of Dromaius novaehollandiae isolate bDroNov1 chromosome 8, bDroNov1.hap1, whole genome shotgun sequence DNA encodes these proteins:
- the LOC112983734 gene encoding quinone oxidoreductase-like protein 2 isoform X3 — MTHGRDCARQFIAAGDCRVLLQHDRLWGGKTPSASPPTGARPGAASRSSSSAQPVRVGVHYCGLNFADILACQGLYQEKHTLPFTPGMEFSGTVMETGGNVSAVKEGCRVVGVTGTTAMAEECVVDQKMLWRIPEGVSYEDAAVLPVTYGTATLVLDRRARLQPGETVLVTAGAGATGLAVIDLAVNIFKAKVIAAAGSDAKCELALKSGASHSVNYSWSNLRDEVKRLTDGRGADVAVEAVGGDIFKAALQRCAEFGLGGQDCGDRFCWRKNPLDSCQLAASEERVCHGNVLESVPEREFPCFLLCDLFCSPVLPGGKDPS; from the exons ATGACACACGGCCGCGACTGTGCACGGCAGTTTATAGCTGCTGGCGACTGCCGCGTGTTGCTGCAACACGACCGGCTGTGGGGAGGCAAGACCCCCTCTGCGAGCCCTCCCACCGGCGCTCGTCCGGGGGCTGCGAGTCGCTCTTCTTCGAGTGCTCAGCCG GTCCGAGTGGGTGTTCATTACTGTGGGTTAAATTTTGCAGATATCTTGGCCTGCCAGGGTTTGTATCAGGAAAAACATACTCTTCCGTTCACTCCTG GGATGGAGTTCTCGGGGACGGTGATGGAGACTGGAGGAAACGTGAGCGCCGTGAAGGAG GGATGCCGAGTAGTTGGTGTGACTGGCACCACCGCTATGGCCGAGGAGTGTGTCGTCGACCAGAAG ATGCTGTGGCGGATCCCCGAAGGTGTGTCCTACGAGGACGCCGCGGTGCTGCCTGTCACTTACGGCACAGCCACGCTGGTTCTCGACCGCAGGGCACGCCTTCAGCCGGG ggaAACCGTTCTGGTGACGGCAGGAGCTGGGGCTACAGGGCTTGCTGTTATTGATCTGGCTGTCAATATTTTCAAGGCAAAG GTGATAGCAGCGGCTGGAAGCGATGCCAAATGCGAGCTGGCTCTGAAGAGTGGTGCAAGCCACAGCGTGAACTACAGCTGGAGCAATCTGAGGGATGAAGTGAAGCGACTCACAGATGGCAGAGGGGCCGACGTGGCTGTTGAGGCTGTTGGTGGGGACATCTTCAAGGCAGCTCTGCAAAGGTGCGCTGAA TTTGGCTTGGGAGGGCAGGATTGTGGTGATAGGTTTTGCTGGAGGAAAAATCCCCTCGATTCCTGCCAACTTGCTGCTTCTGAAGAACGTGTCTGCCATGGGAATGTATTGGAGTCGGTACCAGAAAGAGAATTTCCCTGTTTTCTCCTCTGCGATCTCTTCTGCTCTCCAGTATTGCCAGGAGGGAAAGATCCATCCTAA
- the LOC112983734 gene encoding quinone oxidoreductase-like protein 2 isoform X1: MTHGRDCARQFIAAGDCRVLLQHDRLWGGKTPSASPPTGARPGAASRSSSSAQPVRVGVHYCGLNFADILACQGLYQEKHTLPFTPGMEFSGTVMETGGNVSAVKEGCRVVGVTGTTAMAEECVVDQKMLWRIPEGVSYEDAAVLPVTYGTATLVLDRRARLQPGETVLVTAGAGATGLAVIDLAVNIFKAKVIAAAGSDAKCELALKSGASHSVNYSWSNLRDEVKRLTDGRGADVAVEAVGGDIFKAALQSLAWEGRIVVIGFAGGKIPSIPANLLLLKNVSAMGMYWSRYQKENFPVFSSAISSALQYCQEGKIHPNIGAVFKLEEANEAFNHVLQRKSTGKVIISMK; this comes from the exons ATGACACACGGCCGCGACTGTGCACGGCAGTTTATAGCTGCTGGCGACTGCCGCGTGTTGCTGCAACACGACCGGCTGTGGGGAGGCAAGACCCCCTCTGCGAGCCCTCCCACCGGCGCTCGTCCGGGGGCTGCGAGTCGCTCTTCTTCGAGTGCTCAGCCG GTCCGAGTGGGTGTTCATTACTGTGGGTTAAATTTTGCAGATATCTTGGCCTGCCAGGGTTTGTATCAGGAAAAACATACTCTTCCGTTCACTCCTG GGATGGAGTTCTCGGGGACGGTGATGGAGACTGGAGGAAACGTGAGCGCCGTGAAGGAG GGATGCCGAGTAGTTGGTGTGACTGGCACCACCGCTATGGCCGAGGAGTGTGTCGTCGACCAGAAG ATGCTGTGGCGGATCCCCGAAGGTGTGTCCTACGAGGACGCCGCGGTGCTGCCTGTCACTTACGGCACAGCCACGCTGGTTCTCGACCGCAGGGCACGCCTTCAGCCGGG ggaAACCGTTCTGGTGACGGCAGGAGCTGGGGCTACAGGGCTTGCTGTTATTGATCTGGCTGTCAATATTTTCAAGGCAAAG GTGATAGCAGCGGCTGGAAGCGATGCCAAATGCGAGCTGGCTCTGAAGAGTGGTGCAAGCCACAGCGTGAACTACAGCTGGAGCAATCTGAGGGATGAAGTGAAGCGACTCACAGATGGCAGAGGGGCCGACGTGGCTGTTGAGGCTGTTGGTGGGGACATCTTCAAGGCAGCTCTGCAAAG TTTGGCTTGGGAGGGCAGGATTGTGGTGATAGGTTTTGCTGGAGGAAAAATCCCCTCGATTCCTGCCAACTTGCTGCTTCTGAAGAACGTGTCTGCCATGGGAATGTATTGGAGTCGGTACCAGAAAGAGAATTTCCCTGTTTTCTCCTCTGCGATCTCTTCTGCTCTCCAGTATTGCCAGGAGGGAAAGATCCATCCTAACATTGGAGCAGTCTTCAAACTGGAAGAG GCAAATGAAGCTTTTAACCACGTGCTCCAACGCAAGTCCACCGGAAAGGTCATCATCTCCATGAAGTAA
- the LOC112983734 gene encoding quinone oxidoreductase-like protein 2 isoform X2 has protein sequence MAAAAAARRLGARGRGRGRGGARGYRAALCAELAKPLLVRDVRSPPLQPRQVRVGVHYCGLNFADILACQGLYQEKHTLPFTPGMEFSGTVMETGGNVSAVKEGCRVVGVTGTTAMAEECVVDQKMLWRIPEGVSYEDAAVLPVTYGTATLVLDRRARLQPGETVLVTAGAGATGLAVIDLAVNIFKAKVIAAAGSDAKCELALKSGASHSVNYSWSNLRDEVKRLTDGRGADVAVEAVGGDIFKAALQSLAWEGRIVVIGFAGGKIPSIPANLLLLKNVSAMGMYWSRYQKENFPVFSSAISSALQYCQEGKIHPNIGAVFKLEEANEAFNHVLQRKSTGKVIISMK, from the exons atggctgcggcggcggcggcgcggcg GCTCGGCGCCCGGGGACGAGGCCGCGGGAGAGGCGGCGCGCGGGGCTACCGCGCGGCCCTATGCGCCGAGCTGGCGAAGCCCCTGCTCGTGCGGGACGTCCGCTCGCCCCCTCTGCAGCCCCGCCAG GTCCGAGTGGGTGTTCATTACTGTGGGTTAAATTTTGCAGATATCTTGGCCTGCCAGGGTTTGTATCAGGAAAAACATACTCTTCCGTTCACTCCTG GGATGGAGTTCTCGGGGACGGTGATGGAGACTGGAGGAAACGTGAGCGCCGTGAAGGAG GGATGCCGAGTAGTTGGTGTGACTGGCACCACCGCTATGGCCGAGGAGTGTGTCGTCGACCAGAAG ATGCTGTGGCGGATCCCCGAAGGTGTGTCCTACGAGGACGCCGCGGTGCTGCCTGTCACTTACGGCACAGCCACGCTGGTTCTCGACCGCAGGGCACGCCTTCAGCCGGG ggaAACCGTTCTGGTGACGGCAGGAGCTGGGGCTACAGGGCTTGCTGTTATTGATCTGGCTGTCAATATTTTCAAGGCAAAG GTGATAGCAGCGGCTGGAAGCGATGCCAAATGCGAGCTGGCTCTGAAGAGTGGTGCAAGCCACAGCGTGAACTACAGCTGGAGCAATCTGAGGGATGAAGTGAAGCGACTCACAGATGGCAGAGGGGCCGACGTGGCTGTTGAGGCTGTTGGTGGGGACATCTTCAAGGCAGCTCTGCAAAG TTTGGCTTGGGAGGGCAGGATTGTGGTGATAGGTTTTGCTGGAGGAAAAATCCCCTCGATTCCTGCCAACTTGCTGCTTCTGAAGAACGTGTCTGCCATGGGAATGTATTGGAGTCGGTACCAGAAAGAGAATTTCCCTGTTTTCTCCTCTGCGATCTCTTCTGCTCTCCAGTATTGCCAGGAGGGAAAGATCCATCCTAACATTGGAGCAGTCTTCAAACTGGAAGAG GCAAATGAAGCTTTTAACCACGTGCTCCAACGCAAGTCCACCGGAAAGGTCATCATCTCCATGAAGTAA